AAGTTTTTGTATCGGTGAAGTTTATACATACAATATGTAACAGAGCTGATGTGATGCCTTTGCATTTCCTTATCATGACGACCTGCTCATTTAGGATCTTTCAATGTGTCATCTTTGATTGTGGGGCATCCATTATGGTTTGTATTGGGTTGGATTAGTGCAAATATTTGCTCAAGCATGATGACCAGGCCCAGTAGCAGACTAAAGATACATTTGCAACCATGAGCCGAAGTCCAATGTATTATGAGAAATGTTAGGGGTACCAAATTTTTAACCAAGAGATGGGTACCAAGATGATGTAGAGCTTATTTATTGgggatgatcaaaacaattaataaaaataaatactatgggtaccaatgaataagctctaaCATTTTCTTGGTacccatctcttggtaaaagatttggtacctctagcatttctaATGTATTATTTCCTGTTCATCTATATGAAGCCTACTAGTCAATCTTGACTTTATATCTTTGTTCAGGCAATGTAAACCTGTTCTTGGCTTCCAGCCGGATTGTAGCTTATATTCAGACCACTTCACTCCAAGAATAATTTAATAACCAGTTGTATACCGTGGATTtggaatgtgtgtgtgtgtgtgttaatgatctagttttgtttccttttttctttctccttatgtttctttttggtaAGTCTTTTTCCTTGTGGTTTCTTTTCTTAGTTTATACAGATTATGTAAGTAATGTTATGCTTCGTTTCTTAGTTCAATGCATAAATTTCATTTCATCCCATCTCCAATATATTGGATGTTATCCGGTTGTTGTTAGCATACGCAAATTTGATAGTTAGAATCCTCAGTATAACATGatatatttatcatattattttcttatgaaaagacaattttttttttcttccagaaTTTCATAATTTGTGTAATTGTTCTGATAATGTTTTCATCTTATCCTTGCAATTATTTGTAGGATTGCAATGTTCTACATATTCACCCTGGAAGATCTCAACATAGTCACTCTGCAAAGGGTGGAGCTCAACGTAGTCACTCTGCAAAGGGTGGAGCTCAACATGCAGAAGCAAGTGGTGAGCCTGAAATCAAGAAAGAGAAAGGTGTTTATGTTGGcgtagaagaggaagatgatcATCGGACTGATACTGAAGATGATGGTCTGGGAGATATTTGGAAGGAGATGACAATGGCGTTAGAATGTTCAAAGGTATTTAAAGTATACTCATTGTCAGTAAGAGTGACATGGTTTTTCGTTATTATTGTattcattcatttttattttctccaaaATGAGATGGATCTAGTTTGTTTATCCTTTCCTTTGTGTGGATTGTGCCAGAACTCTTTGCTTCAATGCCTTGGTTAACAGCTTGGCATATATTTCATAAAGTAAGTTTTTGGGATTGTTGAATTAAACAACTTGGTGGTTAAGTATGAAGTTGGATTTTGGGTATACTATTGATATTTGTTAGGGATGCTTACATAGATTTGTATGTGACTTCCTCTTCTGTTTGGATTGTGAGTTGCTATTAGCATGTTTCACAAATACCGTTTGGAAATTTAAGAGAGTGGTGGATTAAATGTTAACGACAAGATTTTCAGGTTGACTTTAGTCACCGTGGTGATTTTCATAGGTGTAGACTGAAGAAGATGATTTGGCCAATGCATCTTGTAAAATATCTTTCTGCAGATAAGTCATTGCCAGTTGATTCTGCTAGATGATGTCATTACTGTAGCTAAAACTGTATGTTAATTGCTGGTATTTTAAACACACTTcaagtttttctttgtttgaacCTTATTTCCTGTCCTTTTCTTAGTTATCTTTATATTGCGCGAGTTTTCTAGTTTTTCTTATTATATGTTTATATTCTGGTTCTTAAAAGTAgaaattttatgtaattttggaATGACCACTTAACTACAAAGTTCTGCCCATTATTATGCTTTGAAATCGACTCAACCAAATCCTGAAAATCTATTTCCAATTTGAGGTGTATGTTTTAAATTACtgaaaaatcagaaaatggtCACATCATTGTCTAACCGCGTGAAAGACTGGGgaaccattattattattattattttatgtgtgAAATATTTATGTAAATGACTTTACATTATTGAGTatgatattaattttaatcttaTTCTGCTTTCATAGGATGTTCTTGTAGATCCTTCATCTGATGAACAAGTGAGAGGAGGGGAGGATTGTGATCATTCTTTTGTCTTAAAGGACGATATTGGATATGTTTGTCGCATATGTGGGGTCATTGATAGAGGGATTGAGACCATATTTGAGTTCCAGTACAATAAGGTGAGGTTTTCTGTTGGTGCatttattcaattttctttttactgtACTCTAATTTTCTAATTTGTCTGCATGGAATTGCACTATTTGCATAGAACTAAAACTGCAATTGGGCATTCCAACTGGTGGtcaattttggtattttttttcttcctttttttgcatttaatatttaaCTACTTGCATTATAGTTGCTGTTACTTTTATGATAAAGGTTCTCCTTAATAGGGGGTTTCTCTTGTACATTttgtgtattagggttgtgcTCCTTTGtgctttctaatttttttttatcagtaaatttagtcttattgaaagtataaggcgcccctaagtactttctaataagattgaatttctaataaaaaaattatgatataaGTTGATCCATTCATTAATGCTCAACAAGTAAATCTGGGTATATTAACCCCAAGGGGTCTCAATTGGCTGAGGATCATACCTCATAAAGCGGAGGATACTAGTTCGAATTTCCCATTCTCCTCACCTTGGGgccaattacttattaaaaaaaaaaaaaaggagagtaaATCTGGGCATACATATTTGTTCTGGAATTAAAGTCATCAGTAAATGGATATGCTTGAACCGATATTGGGAAATTTTGATGCCTTATTAACAAATTGTCTTCTTTTCATTACTTTCCTTTTCATTCCAGGTCAAAAGGAGTACCCGAACTTACATGCCTGATTCTCGGAATGCTAAAGACAAAGAGTCATCTGAGATGGTTGGAGTTAAATTTTCTGAAGATGGTGTGACGGTAACTGAAATTTCTGCCCATCCAAGGCATACAAAGcaaatgaaacctcatcaagTGGAGGGTTTCAATTTTCTTGTCAGGAACTTGGTGGGTGATAATCCTGGGGGCTGTATCTTGGCCCATGCTCCTGGATCTGGGAAGACATTTATGATAATCAGTTTTGTGCAAAGTTTCCTTGGAAAGTATCCACATGCTAGACCTCTAGTCGTGCTTCCTAAAGGAATCTTGACAACATGGAAAAAGGAGTTCCAACGATGGCAGGTAGAGGATATTCCACTGTATGATTTTTATACTGTCAAAGCAGATAATCGATCTCAACAACTGGAGGTGTTGAAACAGTGGGTAGAGCATAAGAGTATCCTTTTTTTAGGGTACAAACAATTCTCAACAATTATTTGTGACAATGGAACCAGCAACACCTCTGCTTCATGTCAAGAGATACTTCTTAAGGCTCCTTCAATTCTTGTCCTGGACGAAGGGCACACTCCTAGAAATGAGAACACTGATGTGTTACAGTCTCTTGCAAAAGTACAGACACCTAGAAAAGTTGTACTCTCTGGAACCCTTTATCAAAATCATGTCAAAGAGGTGTTCAATATTTTGAACCTTGTCCGACCAAAGTTTTTGGGGTTGGAAACCTCACGAGCTGTTGTCAAGCGCATAATGAGTAGAGTAGATATACCGGGTATGAAAAGGCAGTTCTATGACTTGGTTGAACACACTTTACAGAAGGACAAAGATTTTAGAAGGAAAGTGGCTGTCATACAAGATTTGCGTGAGATGACCAGCAAGGTCCTTCACTATTATAAAGGAGACTTCCTGGATGAGCTTCCTGGTCTTGTTGATTTCACTGTAGTACTGAACCTCAGTTCCAGACAGAAGCATGAAGCTGAGAAATTAAAGAAGTTGGCGAGGAAGTTTAAGATAAGTTCTGTTGGCAGTGCTGTCTATCTTCACCCAAAACTGAATTCTGTCTCTGAGAATAATGCCCTAGCTGATCATATTGTGGATGAGATGTTAGAGACATTAGATGTCAAAGATGGAGTGAAGGGGAAATTCTTTCTTAATATGCTTAATTTGTGTGAGTCAGCTGGAGAGAAGCTGCTGGTTTTCAGTCAGTACCTCCTGCCCTTGAAATTTCTAGAGAGATTAGCAGTGAAGGCGAAGGGTTGGAGTACTGGAAGAGAAATCTTTGTGATTTCAGGTGAATCAAGTTCTCAGCATCGTGAATGGTCCATGGAGCAGTTCAACAATTCTCCTGTTGCTAAAGTCTTCTTTGGCTCGATCAAGGCGTGTGGGGAGGGTATATCTTTGGTTGGGGCATCCCGCATAATAATTCTCGATGTTCATCTTAATCCGTCAGTGACTCGCCAAGCAATAGGTCGTGCATTTCGGCCGGGGCAAACGAAGAGAGTGTTTGCATATAGATTGGTAGCTGCTGATTCACCTGAAGAGGTAGATCACAACACTTGCTTCAAGAAGGAATTAATTTCGAAGATGTGGTTCGAATGGAATCAGTATTGTGGTTATCAAGATTTTGAAGTGGAGACGGTTGACGTGAAAGAGTGTGGCGATCTCTTCTTGGAAAGTCCACTGTTAGGAGAAGATGTAAAGGTTCTGTACAGAAGGTTAGTATGCAAATTCATCGTCATCAACTGTCATGATCATGTATGAAAATTAAACTGTTCTGCCCTAACTTTTATTCTGTTTACTTTTTTAGGTAGTTCCTAGCATCATTCTAATGCTGAGCAATGTAGTTGGCTGAAGTATTCTCAATTCTATCTGGCTGAGTGAGAATCTTCATCTGTTCATGCTTAGTTATGTATCCTGGTTCGGAAAACTTCAGGACAACAGTTTTGTAAATCCATTTTGGACTGGTTTTCCCGACTTTGCTTGCTGGGAAGGGAAGTTTCTGTATAGCATACCTCATCCAATCAGATGCTTAATTGGGGGTGACAATTTCTTGTTGCCAggatgaattttaattttaattttttttttcctattcaatATTGGGAAAGGGttacaaaaggaaacaaacaaGAGGGGGTAGGCTCCTCAACCCAAACAGGAAGTACATTgctatgataaaaaataataataataataataaaaaataactagaAATTGGTCATAACATGACTTGGTCCAAGAAATGGGCCGTCCTGAGAGACGCTTGAAGATGAAGACCACGAGAAAGCCTGCTTGCTGGTACAACGGCAACAATTCGACTTCTTTTGGCGAAGGCGGAGTTGTAAAGCCACACAACAGCCagaaagaggaaaaacaagaaaaccaaagaaaaagagaggtaAAAGCTGAAAATGGAAATGAAAACCAGAAAAAGGGAGGGGAGGAGGATGGAGAGGGAGACGAgcaaataaattattagaaaaaagaaaaagaaaaaaatctctcCTCAATATTGGACCATATGAACACATATGGGCCTCATCATCAGGTAAAATATGGTCCCCCTCTTTTTCCAATGGGCCGGGCCTACATCAGATTTATGTAGCACTCAAGAGAAGAattatattttcacttttttcagaCACCCACGAACATTGTGTACGTGAGCGTGAGGGAGCTGAAGAGACTCGCTtcagaaaagagagaaaggaagCAAATTTCTTTGTTTCCAATGGAAAGGAGATAACTTTGGGGGTATAAACACAGAGAAAAAGTGAAGGAAAGCATGAATATGTATTAACAAATCACAGGTGTTTAAGCAAATGTTATGGTTAATAAGCATTGTCGCTTTCTTGTTTCCGAAGAAAGCGTTTGTCTTTGGTTTCGCTTTGTTGGATTTAGTGAACAGTGAAATATGGAGCCAGAGATGAAATACCCAAGTCCAGCTCCAGGCAAGTTTCGCTACCCATTTAGCTCGATCAAACTTTTGTTGGTTCCATTTTCGTTTCCTTCATTCCTCTGTTCATGctcattttggttttttttttttttttaaatgttcaaatattaaattatttcCTATCGGTTTAAGATGTTGGAATAACTGTTATTTAACGATTTGAATCTTGTCACCATCCCTCTCTCCACATTTTACTTACGAGTTTGACCTATATAgtgaaataatattaaaatattaattaaataattaaatcagtcctttttttttttattattattattagtttaaacttttgagaaaacttgtgatttactattttttatagttaattttgttcatgctcatttttttttattttttttttataagtatttctGTTCatgtttattctttttctaaaccatgtttccattttgtaCGTGTTAAAGAAAGTTGGTTCAAGGCTGTGATACAGATTATgatttatgataaaaaaaaatatatatatttatttcttggAGGCATGATACCTCTTCACTTTTGGTGGTGAGACTTTACCGCTATTTTGATGAGACTTTGAATTAACGTaagatttatatttattttatgttgttttcctTTCTGTCCTACAGCAATTGTAATTCAAGagtctcaccaaaataacgGTAAAAAGGGATTGAATCAGAATCTCACCGATCTTGACAGAGTCTCTTCACCAAAAGTGAAAAGGAATCAcgcctccaaaaaaaaataaatcttttttcataaatcataatcaGTATCAGGCTGTGTTTGTCTCGAAGAAAAGTATTTCCTGGGGGAAAAagtttttacaaaagaaaaggcgTAAAAGCTCTTTATTTATATCGAATATAACTAAAGAGGGCATGGTACAAGTTCCaggtaaaataaaaaacgaCAAAAGGAAAACCCCTTGAGATGAATAGAATCTTTGAGAATTGAGAATACCCTTCGACAGGAATATTTTTGTCCAACCATTTTCTTTATTGAATCAAATGGAGATTTATGGGTTTTTTCTTTGGTCTTGAGTAGAAAGCGATTAAGGATTTATCatcattataattatttttttctgtcaAGTATCAACTTTTGTATGTTTAACTAGGTGTCAACATTTAAGAACGGAATCAAAATTTTATCACTTCGCTTTTAATAAGtccagtttattacttataaaaaaaaaaagaaaaaaaaaagaatatttcaactgtatataaatatattaactatatatattatgctgGCAATTCGCTTGTATATTGTCTCGCTGGATATGTCTAAAACTCCATAGCTCCATGTATGTGTTGATAATGCAGCAGATTGCACACAGCGATGAAATTCCAATTTTCACAACAATCTTTTTGGCAGAAAGAACATTGTAAATATGCCATTGTGGTCAAAGTAGATTAAGAACAACCCATTATATTCAGACCCTCGTGATTTGCTTTGATAGACTTTGTATTGTGGAAAGGGTGTTCATGTTGCTCCAGAACTATTTTGATATTGTTTGTAATGTACTGGGACATGAACTTTGTTCTGATTTCTGAAAACCTTTTATTTGTTTGCTTCTGCGAGTGCTCAGCTTACATGGTTTTGATGATTTTCATGTTGTAAACAGAGATGCATTTCAAGGGGCACAAAAGAGTGAAAATTCAATTTGAAGGAGAAGATTGTGATAGCACGGCAAATTCTGTGACTAAGCATGACGTACctaaaaagaagcaagaaaaggCCACATCAAGGTTTATGAGTGATTCTGATCCATTTGGCATTCCCAAGTTGCTGGAAGTGTTGGATACAAGTCAATTTGGAAGTAAGGCAAAAGAAATAGAGGTGCTTTTTGCCCGAAGGGCACGGTTGCTGAACTATGATGTTGCAATAAATCATAGGCTTCACGATGCATGTTCAGAAGTGCCAAAGAACCACTGTAAAGAGCCTTCTAAGTTGGTGGCACATCAAAATGTCATTAATTTAGAGGCTTCTAATGGTGGCACTGCAATAGCCTCGACTGTTATATATCTTAGTTCAGATGATGAAGAGAGTGGACAAGGGACACGGTCTGCTCCGACAGTCAAAGATCTTAGTTTAGatgatgaagagaaggtacaAGGGACAAGCTCTGCTCCAATCGTTATGGATGATGAAGACAATGGACAAGGAAGGCATTCTCATATATTTCAGGGGGTTGTGCCGGAGCCTGTCGGGGGACTTCTCATGAAGGACTCCATGGTAAGTTTATTCCTGCATATGTAACTTTACAGTTGCATGTATGACGATGCAGACATTGTAAGGCCCTCTCTACTAAGGTGGTTGTACTAGAGACCTGGGATTATGCCCTGCTTTCACTAGGCTTGAGGCAGTTTGTTGTATGTATGGGTAAGGCTTACCCCTGTTGTATGACCGTTGTTGGCTAatgatccaaataaaaaaaaaaaaaaaaatagtacttGGTGGGTGGGGGTTTAAACTTATCAGCTGAAGAGTCACCTTGTGAAACATGCATTCAAAGCATGTTGACAGGCTTATACTACCTATGTGGTAAGCCTTTGTTGAATTAGGAAGATCTTTATAACCTATGCACATTTATAAATGCTTGCTTTTGAGTTTCCTTTGCTCTATTAATTTATTGTCCTTTCTAAATCGTTTTCTTCGCTGCATATTAATTGGTGTGATTATGATATTCTGTTTCAGGATCGTTTAAAGAGCATGGTCAGTAAAGTTGATATTAGGATAGATAAAGGTGGGAATGTTGATGAAGGAGTTGTACTCGTTGAGGAAGGTGGGAATGTTGATGCAGGAAATGTACTCGTTGAGGAAGGTGGGAATGTTGATGCAGGAGATGTACTCATTGAGGAAGACAGTCGCCGATCATTTCAGGAAAAAGAAAGTAATTATGCAACTGATACTGAAGATGATGGGCTGGAAGATATACAAATCAAAGCCCCAAGCAAAGAGGTGAGAAACACAGCTGGCGAAAATGATATCACGATAGATAAAGGTGGATATGTTGGCTCAGGAGATGATGTGATGATTGAGGAAGACGACCACCAAATCGATCAGAAACAAGAACACAATCTTCAAACGGATATTGAAGATGATGATATTGCGAGTATATGGAAGGAGATGGCATTCACATTAGAATGTTCCAAGGTATCTTCATCTGATTTGTTATTTATGATAACAAGagttttcatattatttatccATTAATCTTGATTCTTAAAACACATAGACTAGTGCATGAGTTTGGAGTTTTGCAAATGTTTCTGGATCTATGGTTGGCCTTTTGGTACTATTATTTCCAGTTCACTCTTGTTCATATggtaacacacacacacacacacacacaacacacataCATAATATTTCTTATTGGATTCCATTTAAATGGCCCAAAATATGATTTTACCTCTCCCAAATGGTATCTAATTAActaattcatttttcaattatgtAATAGATAATGTCATCCGATGTGCTCTTGCTAGTCCATCATCCATTGGGTAATTAGTACATTCATGTTGGTGGAATGCATGGTAATGATTCAGTAACAGTTGGCATCATATCCCTGGATTCAAATCtattacaaaataattaaataaattatggcAACACCAGCTTGCCTGCTGATTATGTTGGATGATAGATTAGTACTGAATGTGAGAATGTCTATGGCTAAGTaaggaaaatgacaaaaaaCTGTTATTGTATGTCCTTCTGAGTGATCTTTGCCTTGGCCCTTGTATAAGCGCATTTTCAGCAAAGCATGAATATTTCCCTTAAGGAAACCTTTTTATATTGGATTTATGTGGACATAAATGAGTTGCATAATGGACGCATTCCACCATTCCAAGTGTCCATTGTCTGTGTCTGTACTACATAAGCTTATTTATGAGGCATTAAGCTTGGGCAGTGTCACTTATATGCTTGCAGGTTTTGAGGTGACAGTTACACATTTTTATGAATATAGTTTTCTGACTTTGCTGGTGATTTGAAACCCTTACTTTGTGTGTtagaatttttggaaaagtacacataccccCTTAAATTACCACCCAATTATCAACgtgccccccaaactactaattgtgtcaatgtccttcCCCCCTAAACTACGAAACAATGTTAAATGTCGATGCcccccaatgacaaaaatatccttcataaaattataaaaattcttaaattttgaaaaaataaaaataaaaatcaaagtttttgatttttttgattttttttatataattttcagtttgggccacccccttggtttttcatttttttcattttttttttaaatttttttttcacattgtttttgttttttcaatctttcaaaatgtttttcgtttttttttttaaaaaaaaattggttatttttttcccaaatttataagaatatatttgccttattgaaacttttttagggttatttttgtctttttgttagctttagggggtacattgacattttttcatAGTATAGTGGGgggcattgacacaattagtagtttcgGGGGTACATTGATAGAGTAGTAGTTTAAGAGGGG
The sequence above is drawn from the Alnus glutinosa chromosome 11, dhAlnGlut1.1, whole genome shotgun sequence genome and encodes:
- the LOC133881733 gene encoding protein CHROMATIN REMODELING 35-like translates to MEPAIEVLPSNHTALNVQTIQSVSRPAFYYQRAHKRVKLSGNRKDCDSTTFSTIVRNDIEEKKPKTSLEVIDYGDPFAIPNLLERLDCGKYGSVTKEMEDLVAQNMQTLNPYFAKYPMLFNTFLEAEKNQSKEVSKEAKCLSDNNVIDLEDDRVADNVLAVSHPVVVIDSDDEDNGNQSHFVPFQEVVLPRPAGQFLMKDFLDCNVLHIHPGRSQHSHSAKGGAQRSHSAKGGAQHAEASGEPEIKKEKGVYVGVEEEDDHRTDTEDDGLGDIWKEMTMALECSKDVLVDPSSDEQVRGGEDCDHSFVLKDDIGYVCRICGVIDRGIETIFEFQYNKVKRSTRTYMPDSRNAKDKESSEMVGVKFSEDGVTVTEISAHPRHTKQMKPHQVEGFNFLVRNLVGDNPGGCILAHAPGSGKTFMIISFVQSFLGKYPHARPLVVLPKGILTTWKKEFQRWQVEDIPLYDFYTVKADNRSQQLEVLKQWVEHKSILFLGYKQFSTIICDNGTSNTSASCQEILLKAPSILVLDEGHTPRNENTDVLQSLAKVQTPRKVVLSGTLYQNHVKEVFNILNLVRPKFLGLETSRAVVKRIMSRVDIPGMKRQFYDLVEHTLQKDKDFRRKVAVIQDLREMTSKVLHYYKGDFLDELPGLVDFTVVLNLSSRQKHEAEKLKKLARKFKISSVGSAVYLHPKLNSVSENNALADHIVDEMLETLDVKDGVKGKFFLNMLNLCESAGEKLLVFSQYLLPLKFLERLAVKAKGWSTGREIFVISGESSSQHREWSMEQFNNSPVAKVFFGSIKACGEGISLVGASRIIILDVHLNPSVTRQAIGRAFRPGQTKRVFAYRLVAADSPEEVDHNTCFKKELISKMWFEWNQYCGYQDFEVETVDVKECGDLFLESPLLGEDVKVLYRR